The following are encoded together in the Babylonia areolata isolate BAREFJ2019XMU chromosome 18, ASM4173473v1, whole genome shotgun sequence genome:
- the LOC143292502 gene encoding uncharacterized protein LOC143292502: MGKDKEMSKEELAEENDRLTAEVSRLKAGLEEVQEALRAAREAYQQSKAAFSLARYGQLKGLIKQLTSQDYLKQVQSLTENQADSKAKGGGGGMVGLMKRAREFAAQDGGAAPKDQPDQPPKKEKGGGKLSGLVKRIKHATGFSDEPPDVRCLAKEDIRRDNERKRREVQRLTGRGLRAHSALQRLHERYQASKKHAPPTRYQELKDMIKDVLAEQI, from the exons ATGGGAAAGGATAAAG AGATGTCCAAAGAAGAGCTGGCTGAGGAGAACGATCGGCTGACGGCGGAGGTCAGCCGGCTGAAGGCAGGGctggaggaggtgcaggaggcCCTGAGGGCGGCCCGGGAGGCCTACCAGCAGTCCAAGGCCGCCTTCTCCCTGGCCCGCTACGGCCAGCTGAAGGGGCTCATCAAGCAGCTCACCTCCCAGGATTACCTCAAGCAG GTCCAGTCCCTGACGGAGAACCAAGCGGACAGCAAAGcgaaaggaggtggaggagggatggtggggcTGATGAAGAGGGCCCGGGAGTTTGCTGCCCAGGACGGTGGAGCAGCGCCTAAGGATCAACCCGATCAGCccccaaagaaagagaaaggcggCGGCAAGTTGTCTGGGCTCGTCAAGCGGATCAAGCACGCCACAGGGTTTTCAGACGAGCCTCCAG ACGTGCGGTGTCTGGCCAAGGAGGACATCCGGAGGGACAACGAGCGGAAGAGGCGGGAGGTGCAGCGGCTGACGGGGCGGGGTCTCCGCGCGCACAGCGCCTTGCAGCGTCTCCACGAGCGCTACCAGGCCTCCAAGAAGCACGCGCCCCCAACGCGCTACCAGGAGCTGAAGGACATGATCAAGGACGTGCTGGCCGAGCAGatctaa